In Jaculus jaculus isolate mJacJac1 chromosome 4, mJacJac1.mat.Y.cur, whole genome shotgun sequence, a single genomic region encodes these proteins:
- the LOC101611023 gene encoding C-X-C chemokine receptor type 1 — translation MAFLWIKFNHSWDMFDYDLENITGVPPPDADFRPCSATAWATNKNAVVAFYILAFLLALLGNSLVIFVILYNRVSRSVTDVYLLNLAIADWLFALTLPIWAASRKKGWVFGTPLCKVATLLREVNFFSGILLLACISVDRYVAIVHATRTLTQRRHLVKFVCLGIWGLALMLSLPFVISRRALKVFGYLPGCYEVLGDNTVYWRLVLRSLPQVVGFLLPLLVMLFCYGFTLRTLFKAHMGQKHRAMRVIFAVVLVFLLCWLPYNLVLLADTLMRTRVIAETCRRRHEIDRAFDVTEILSFLHCCLNPIIYAFIGQNFRDDFLKILATCGLVRKFLAKHRIASYTSSLSVPSNL, via the coding sequence ATGGCTTTTCTCTGGATTAAATTTAACCACTCCTGGGACATGTTTGACTATGATCTTGAAAACATCACTGGCGTGCCACCCCCGGATGCTGATTTCAGGCCCTGCAGCGCGACTGCCTGGGCCACCAACAAGAACGCTGTGGTTGCCTTCTACATCCTGGCATTCCTGCTGGCCTTGCTGGGGAACTCCCTGGTGATCTTCGTCATCCTGTATAACCGAGTGTCCCGCTCTGTCACCGACGTCTACCTGTTGAACCTGGCCATTGCCGACTGGCTCTTTGCCCTGACCTTACCCATCTGGGCCGCCTCCAGAAAGAAGGGCTGGGTCTTTGGCACCCCCCTTTGCAAAGTGGCCACACTCCTGAGGGAGGTCAACTTCTTCAGCGGGATCTTGCTCCTGGCCTGCATCAGCGTGGACCGCTACGTGGCTATCGTCCATGCAACGCGTACACTGACCCAAAGACGCCACTTGGTTAAGTTCGTGTGTCTGGGCATCTGGGGACTCGCTTTAATGCTGTCCCTGCCTTTTGTCATCTCCCGCCGGGCCTTAAAAGTGTTTGGTTACCTCCCAGGCTGCTACGAGGTCCTGGGGGACAACACAGTCTACTGGAGGTTGGTGCTGCGCAGCCTGCCTCAAGTCGTGGGCTTCCTCCTGCCGCTGCTGGTCATGCTGTTCTGCTACGGCTTCACGCTGCGCACGCTGTTCAAGGCCCACATGGGCCAGAAGCACCGGGCCATGAGGGTCATCTTTGCCGTTGTGCTCGTCTTCCTGCTCTGCTGGCTGCCCTACAACCTGGTCCTGCTCGCAGACACGCTCATGAGAACCCGGGTGATCGCCGAGACCTGCAGACGCCGCCATGAAATCGACAGGGCCTTCGATGTCACCGAGATCCTCAGCTTCCTCCACTGCTGCCTCAATCCCATCATCTACGCCTTCATCGGCCAGAATTTTCGAGACGACTTCCTCAAGATCCTCGCTACCTGTGGCCTGGTCCGCAAGTTTTTGGCAAAGCATCGGATTGCCTCTTacacttcttctctctctgttccttcaAATCTCTAA